GCGTGAAACTTTGTGCACGTATTAAAACTTTGCCAGCCAAAATTCGACCCGAACTCGCCCAAGGGCAAGCGCGAGTAAAAAACTTTCGCCTTGGCCCGCGAATTTCCCGCTGCCATGCTTTTGTCACATGCCCGCCCGGGTTTCTCTCTTTTCAAGCACACGCCTCACCCCGCCATGCCGAATAATCCCGAAAGACAGCGCCTCGACGAAGCCCACGACCGCGAAAAGAACTGGAAGCGCTGGGGCCCGTACCTCTCCGAGCGCCAATGGGGCACCGTGCGCGAGGACTACTCCGCCGACGGCGAAGCCTGGGACTACTTCACGCACGACCAGGCGCGCAGCCGCGCCTACCGCTGGGGCGAGGACGGCCTGCTCGGCATCACCGACCGCGAATGCCGCCTGTGCTTCGCACTCGCGCTGTGGAATGAGAAAGACCCCATCCTCAAAGAGCGACTTTTCGGGCTCACTGGTAAGGAGGGCAACCACGGCGAGGACTGTAAGGAGCTTTACTACTACCTGGATTCCAGCCCCACCCACAGCTATTTTAAAAGCCTCTACAAGTACCCGCAAGCCGCCTACCCCTACGAGCACCTGCTGGCCGAGAACGCCCGCCGGGGCCGCAACCAGCCCGAGTTCGAGTTGCTCGACACGGGCGTTTTCGAGAGCGACCGCTACTTTGACGTTTTCGCCGAGTACGCCAAGGCCGCCCCGAATGACCTTTTGATCAAAATCACCGTGGTCAATCGCGGCCCGGACGCCGCTCCGCTCCACCTGTTGCCAACCCTGTGGTTCCGTAATACCTGGAGCTGGGGTTGCTCGCACGAGGGCTGCACGCCCAAGCCCCGCATCGCGCAGTCCGGCCCCCGCTGTGCCGAGGCCCACCACGACGAGTTAGAGTCCTTCATTCTGGAAACCGAGGAAGAGCCGGCTGACTGGCTCTTTACCGAAAACGAGTCTAACAACGAAAAGCTCTTCGGCTCGTCCAACGCCAGCCCCTTCACCAAGGACGCCTTCCACCACCTGCTGTGCGCGGGCGAGACCGACGCCGTCAACCCCGACGCCCACGGCACCAAGGCCGCCCCGCACTTCCGGCTCACGCTCAAGGCCGGGGAAACCCGCACCCTGCGCCTGCGCCTCAGCCTGAAAGACAAGCGTCCGCCCAAGCCCTTCGGACCGGAGTTCGAGCGGGCCTTCAAGACCCGCATCCGCGAGACCGACGAGTATTACCGCGCCATCATCGGCGAGGACGGCCTGCACCCGCACGAGGAGCAGGTCATCCGGCAGGCCTACGCCGGGCTGTTGCACAGCAAGCAGTTTTACCACTATGTGGTCAAGGACTGGCTCGACGGCGACCCCGGCGAGCCCCCGCCCCCGGAGTCGCGGCAACACGGGCGCAACGCCGAGTGGACAAACATCTTTTGCCGCGACGTCATCTCCATGCCCGACAAGTGGGAGTACCCGTGGTTCGCGGCCTGGGACCTGGCCTTCCACATGATCCCGTTCGACAAGATCGACCCGGACTTCGCCAAGAAGCAGCTCATCCTCATGCTACGCGAGTGGTACATGCACCCCAACGGCCAGATTCCCGCCTACGAGTGGAACTTTTCCGACGTGAACCCGCCCGTCCACGCCTGGGCCGTCTGGCGCGTTTACAAGATGACGGGCCGCCGCGGCGCGCGCGACCTGGACTTCCTCGCCCAGTGCTTTCACAAGCTGCTCATCAACTTCACCTGGTGGGTCAACCGCAAGGACCCGCACGGCAAAAATCTCTTCGCCGGGGGCTTCCTCGGGCTGGATAATATCGGGGCCTTCGACCGCTCCAAGCCCCTGCCCGACGGCTACCACCTGGAGCAGGCCGACGGCACCGCGTGGATGGCTTTCTTCTGCTCGACCATGCTCTCGATCTCCCTCGAACTGGCCGCCAACGACCCGGCCTACGAGGGCGTGGCCTCGAAGTTCTTCGAGCACTTTGTGGCCATCGCCGAGGCCATGAACACCCTCGGCGGCACCGGTCTGTGGAACGAGCAGGACGGCTTCTACTACGACATGCTCCAGGCCGACGGCACCACCATCCCGATGGCCATCCGCTCGATGGTCGGCCTGCTGCCCATCTGCGCGGCCGAAGTGCTCCAGGTCAACACCATCGAAAAGCTCCCCCGCTTCAAGAAGCGCCTGCAATGGTTCCTCACCCACAACGAGGTTTTCTCCAAGGAAATGTCCTGCCTGGAGTTCGAGGGCGGGCGGCACGAGGACCCCAAGCTCATGCTCGCCATCCCCTCGCGCCCGCGCCTGGAGCGGGTGCTGCGCTACCTCTTCGACGAGAACGAGTTTCTCTCCCCCTACGGCCTGCGCTCGCTTTCCAAAGTCCACCGCGACAACCCGTTCCGGCTTAACTACCACGAGAAGGACTTCAGCGTCTCCTACCAACCGGCGGAGTCCGACAGCGCGCTCTTCGGCGGCAACTCCAACTGGCGAGGCCCGATCTGGTTCCCGGTCAACTACCTGCTGATCGAGGCGCTGGAAAAGTACCACCACTACTACGGCGACGACCTCAAGGTCGAGCTGCCCACCGGCTCCGGCAACTGGGTCAACCTCCAACAGGCCGCCGCCGAACTCTCCCGCCGCCTGTGTGCGATCTTCCTGCCCGACAAGCACGGCGACCGGCCCGTCCACCGGCTCCACGCCGGGCAGTACCGTGACAAGCACTTCCGCGACCTGGTGCTTTTCAACGAGTACTTCGACGGCGACAACGGCCGGGGCGTCGGTGCCTCCCACCAGACCGGCTGGACTGGCCTCGTGGCCAAGCTGCTGGAGGATAAGTGCCGCCACAAGCGCGCCGACGCCCAGCCACAGCCCTGAGTAACCATGTCCCTTGCATTATCACCGGAGAATTTTATGCCGATGCCCGCGATTCGTCCGGTAGGCTTTTGGCCGACTCGCTATAGGCTGCGCCTATCGTAGTCATAATAGAATAGACTAGGCAGATGTCTTCCCCGGCTTGACAGCGGGAGCAAGCCGGATTCGATGTTGGGCTTCGGTCGGCACCAACCGCCGCCACTTCATACCAATACGCATATAGACATGTCAGTTCTAGTAGGAAAAAAAGCTCCGAACTTTAACGCCGCCGCCTGTGTCAAGGGGCAGATCGTCGAGAACTTCACCCTCGACCAGTTCCTGGGGGA
This DNA window, taken from Ruficoccus amylovorans, encodes the following:
- a CDS encoding MGH1-like glycoside hydrolase domain-containing protein → MPNNPERQRLDEAHDREKNWKRWGPYLSERQWGTVREDYSADGEAWDYFTHDQARSRAYRWGEDGLLGITDRECRLCFALALWNEKDPILKERLFGLTGKEGNHGEDCKELYYYLDSSPTHSYFKSLYKYPQAAYPYEHLLAENARRGRNQPEFELLDTGVFESDRYFDVFAEYAKAAPNDLLIKITVVNRGPDAAPLHLLPTLWFRNTWSWGCSHEGCTPKPRIAQSGPRCAEAHHDELESFILETEEEPADWLFTENESNNEKLFGSSNASPFTKDAFHHLLCAGETDAVNPDAHGTKAAPHFRLTLKAGETRTLRLRLSLKDKRPPKPFGPEFERAFKTRIRETDEYYRAIIGEDGLHPHEEQVIRQAYAGLLHSKQFYHYVVKDWLDGDPGEPPPPESRQHGRNAEWTNIFCRDVISMPDKWEYPWFAAWDLAFHMIPFDKIDPDFAKKQLILMLREWYMHPNGQIPAYEWNFSDVNPPVHAWAVWRVYKMTGRRGARDLDFLAQCFHKLLINFTWWVNRKDPHGKNLFAGGFLGLDNIGAFDRSKPLPDGYHLEQADGTAWMAFFCSTMLSISLELAANDPAYEGVASKFFEHFVAIAEAMNTLGGTGLWNEQDGFYYDMLQADGTTIPMAIRSMVGLLPICAAEVLQVNTIEKLPRFKKRLQWFLTHNEVFSKEMSCLEFEGGRHEDPKLMLAIPSRPRLERVLRYLFDENEFLSPYGLRSLSKVHRDNPFRLNYHEKDFSVSYQPAESDSALFGGNSNWRGPIWFPVNYLLIEALEKYHHYYGDDLKVELPTGSGNWVNLQQAAAELSRRLCAIFLPDKHGDRPVHRLHAGQYRDKHFRDLVLFNEYFDGDNGRGVGASHQTGWTGLVAKLLEDKCRHKRADAQPQP